The window GCAATTCCCCATGGCTCTGCCATTTCCACTGTTTTTCCACAATTCCCAGTGGCtcccaatattcccaatatTTCCCGTTTCCACGGGGGTCAGGGAACCACCCCACAGAATATGGAGTTTGCCCACGGCGATCCCGTTCAATCCAAGCGGGAACGTGGCGACCGGCCAGAGCCCGCAGCCGGAGTCACCATCGCGGATTTCCGGTGTGACATTGGCAAAGCATTTCCCGGTGCCTCAGTTTACCCACCCGGATGATGACAGCACTAATGGGTGTCTCCCACACCGATGGGATTCCGGTGTGGAACCTCCACACCCCGCATTCCTGATCCCCGGCATCATCCCATAAATCTGCCCCGCTGCTTCCTTCCCCTGtggggaggagacacagccaaaGAATCCCAAAAAGCTCCTCCATTTAATGCCCCAACATGCCCCGAGTCTGGCAAGGGCAGGAGGTGACACCACCTGAGGGGACTCAAATCCACACCCCAAATTCCACGGGGAATTTGGCAGGAGAACGGGGTTATATtgaagcagagcagctgggaaatttgggatagaGGATCCTGGGTTTCCCAGACCACCATATTCCCTGACTGGTTCCAAGCAACTGGGAGAACTGGAAGGGGGAAACAAGGATTTTACTGTAATTTCTTGGAACGCTTCTGTTCCATCTGTGAAACACCAGTTTTGCAACAGGGATTATTCCAGGATATCAGGGACTACAACAACACCCTGTTCCTTTTTGGAATACTTTAAGGCCACTTTTACAGCATCCAAACCTTGGAATGTGGGTgctgagggaattttggggatcctCTGTGCACTCCTCGGTCTGGAAATTGGGATGGAGGGGTTGTGGCTGGCCTCTCCCACCCTGGAATGGGGATATCATCCTCCCTGGATTGGGTGCATCCCAGGATTTGTGGGGTGCTTCCCTGATTGTGGAGAAAAATGGAGACTGGGGGGGGAGCCAGGAGAATCCATGGATAGGGAATGTAGGGAATGTAGGGAGCCACAGGGAACTGCTGGAAACCATTGGAAATTGGGAAACCAGAGTTCCAGGGGGATGAAAGGaatggggacaccatggggagCTCTTGGGGATGGGGGATTTGTGgaaaagagccacaaaagaggCTCTTCCATGCCCATCCCAAGCACTTCCCAGCCCATCCTCGCCCctctggatttggggtgtccccatcTCCACCCCAagtcccagcccagcagggctgtggggtgaAGCAGCCCCTCGTTAGGGCCCCGTAATTAGAACCCCCTTAATAAGGAAGGGAATCCATCCACATTCAGGCCCTGCTGCTTCCCGTGGGATTCCTGCCCCAGAGGAAATGCTGGATCCCAGGAGAAGCCCCCAGGTTGGTGGGTGCACCCCCAAGTTTTGGGCTTCAGCCCTGACCATGGCAGCCACTGCATTCCCAGAATCTCCAAATCCATCCGAGGGGATGACACAGATGAAACCTCGGAAACCCGGGGAAATGGAGGCAGGAGAtcctttcctcaaaaaaataataataaaaaaaggaatgacATAACCCTGTGCCATCCCTCCCACATTCCCAGACCTGGAGGGAGGAGATCCAACCGTGCCTGTGGAATCTCAGCCCTTCCCAAAGCCCCTTCCTCAATATCCTCAAGGATGGAGATGACACCACGCCCTTCCCAGCAGCCCAAGCCATGGAATCTCACCTTTTCCCAAGTTTTGGCTGCATCCCACCCTCCAACCTGGGGGATTTATCACCCCAAACTGGCCATCAGCAGAGGGACACAAGGGCAGGGATTGAGGCAATGGAAAAATACCCcaacaacaggagacaataaAATGTGGAGCAAGAAACAGGGAGGCAGCCAGATGTGGATCCCATAAGGAGAATAATCCCGAGGGATCCAGGAGCTACACCAGACCcagagctcctcctgctctggaaaaaaaaagcaccacaaCAGCAGgaaggcaaaaggaaaaaaaaccaacaaaaatgaaatgtttattcCCACCTGGCGTCACGAGGCGGCCGGACACCGCGGACACCTCGGGAGGTGACGGTGTCCCCTCgtcacattcccagctctgggaagggCTGTCCAGCCCACCCTGGagcccagggacacagcagcagtTTGTGAAGGCAGGAGCTTCAGgaaggcagagagggaaggggagatgCCAAGGTGGCCCTTGGGAGTTTCCTCGGATTCCCCTTCCCGAGGCGCGGAGCTGGAGCCACCCAGAGGTTTggatctctctctctctctcccgaTGGCCCCCGTGCCGGTTTCTGGAATTCAGGAGGAATTCATGCTCTCCCACTGCCGGAAAATGCGGAACACCTTGCAGGATTTCTCCGAGAGGCTCTGGAAGAGATGGGAACAAAGCAACAGCTGGAGGTCAAAGCACTGGAGCAGGACTTGCCACTGGcaaagggcaggaggagaaacTGCAGCAAAAACTCATCCAAAATATCCCAATTTCCTGCCAGGACAGCAGTTTCCTCCTTGTTTTCATCATCCCAGTTTGCCAGCTTGGAGGGGAGAACAAGGAGACTACAAgcaagaagaaggaagggacccaaaaaaaagcagaaagggaCTCAAAAAAGCAAGAAGGGGACTCCAAAAAGCAGGCAGGGATTCCAAAAAGTAGGAAGTGACCCCAAAAAGTAGAAAGGGACCTCAAAAAAGTAGGAAGGGACTCCAGAAAACAGGATGGGACTCCAGGAAGCAAGAAGGGATTCAAAAAAGCAGGAGGGGACtccaaaaagcagaaaggagCCCCAAAAAAGCAGGCAGGAACTCCAAAAAGTAGAAAGTGACCTCAAAAAGTAGGAAGGGACTCCAGAAAACAGGAGGGGACTCCAGAAAACaggaggggaccccaaaaagcaGGCTGGGACTCCAGAAAGCAAGAAAGGACCCCAAAAAGCaggaggggaccccaaaaaaaccaagaaaggaccctgaaaagcaggaagggaccccaaaaagcaAGAAGGGATTCTAAAAAGTAGGAAGAGACTCCAGAAAACAGGATGGGACTccaaaaagcaagaaaggaCCCTGAAAAGCaggcagggaccccaaaaagcaagaaagggaccccaaaaagcaAGAAAGGTATCCCAAAAAGCAGGCAAGGACTccaaaaagcaagaaaggaCCCCAAAAAGCaggaggggaccccaaaaaagcaagaaagggaccccaaaaagcaggaggggaccccaaaaaagcaagaaagggaccccaaaaagcaGGAGGGGACTCcaaaaaagcaagaaaggaCCCCAAAAAGCagacagggaccccaaaaagaaagaaaggaccccaaaaagcaagaaagggaccccaaaaagcaagaaagggaccttaaaaagcagacagggaccccaaaaaccaggagGGGACCcgaaaaaagcaagaaagggaccttaaaaagaAGGAGGGGACTccaaaaagcaagaaaggaccccaaaaagcaagaaagggaccccaaaaagcaagaaagggactccaaaaagcaagaaagggaccccaaaaagccagcagggaccccaaaaagcaGGAAGGAACTCCAACCATCCCCTGGTCCAGCTGGGTCTGGTGCCTCTGATTTGTGACCGATGCCACTGGAGCATTTGGAGCtctcctggctcctggcagAATCACGGaattctggaatggtttggattggaaaggaccttaaagatcccCCAGTTCCAACACCCTgatgtgggcagggacacctcccaatGGAAGGGGACACAAATCACAGGAAACTGCCAGGACAAATCCCAAAGCAGGAATGTTCTGAGAGAAGCTGGAAAGAGCTGGCAGGAGGAATCCACGTGGATAAGGAGAtccagggaggcagcagctgctccacagccaCACAGGGAGGGAGTTGTGgcctcagctctgctcccctggtgttataaatgtattttatattgttggcttttcacaaatattaaaatcaatgttatatgtataaggtTAGAAAGTTTGTTAATATAgtttcttctatttctgttgTTGATGAtacttagaaatagtggtatgAGATACATATATTTTGAgttatggcatagtattaaaacaaaaactacttttgtttgttgaacccaaagactgaaaaagatagctaGAGACCCCCTGCATTCATAaattatcttatccagatgaggaCAGCActgaccagaactctgggggaggaatttattgcatttctgttatcagggaatgtGAAACTCGGTggagccaagaagattgattAATTGGGAAGGGGGTGagttaaaaactaaacaaagaaacatccaaaacttaaaagaaaaatgtctgaatatgtatgagaatttatggatatgtagtagggttctgtttttaagggaaaatCCTTTGTTAGTGAGGTGAACGCAGAGACACCTGGCTGTatctgtatatttatttttatctcctaattgtctttctattaaacttttaaattctatacttataaaaaaaattctatattatatctataaaaaaaaagtgaacctcgtttttcacactgGCAATCCAAGAGCCTGGAGCCAGGAATTGCagagaggagctctggggacagggaatgaaACCGGATCTCGGGCAGCGCCGAGGCCGTTATTTAtagcagccctggagcagctctggcacagcctggccttggatggACCTTTTGGGAATGCCTTTTCACCTGCCTGGGATTGTGTTCTTCCCAAAAAAAAGCCCctccatcccaaatttttgctgCCTGCACGAGCAGTGCTCTGGTTTTTGGGATGCCCCAGGCTCACCGCTGGCTCCGTTTCGGGCTCTGTGTCACATTTTTGGATGCTGAGGAGCCTCTTCAGCACCACTTCCCAGCCTGGCTTGGCTTTCCCAGGTTCCTTCTCCGTCTGGGATGCAGCATCTTCCAGGGattcctctccctccccgcTGCTGACCCAGGGACACCAATCCCGGTGCTGAGAGCTGGGGTGAAAGAAGCTCCTCAAGGAAGTGTCCTGGGGAAGCGAGGAGGGGACAGAGAAGGgacacaacaacaaaagaatGGTTTAGAGCCTctaaaaaaccctttttttagCCCAAACCCCAGCCCCTGAGCAGGGCTCCGCCAAATCCCTGGATCAGGGAAGATCCTGCTTGGATCACTCACCGAGCTGCTGGAAGAGCAGAGCCGCGCTCGCTTGGCCCTGCGGACAGGGCTGGATGGCACCTCCATGTTGTCCCCCTGGCCCATGCTCCGCGTCACCGGGCGGCTCCTCAGGGTCACATCCCTGCTCACATCCAGCTCGCCCCGGTCCATGGAGTTGGGAGAATCCCAACCCCTTGGGCGGGATACAGCCGGGGATGGGCTCTTCTCGTGCTgctgggtggaaaaaaaaacgggaattaaCGGCGTTGTCCGGCTCCAAGAGCCCTTCCCGCCGCAAGGAGAAAGGTTTAGGTGGGATAtcaggaaggaattcctggctgggagggtggggaagggttgggatagaattcccagagaagctgtggctgctcctgggatcCATTGGATGTGGATGAGGGCAGCACCCAGATATCCCAGGATGTACCTGCTCGGATCCCGGATCCTGGCTCCGCGTCAGCATCCGGCGCGGGGATGTGGGAACGGGCGGGAAGCGCTCGGGAGCGGCCGGGGTGGCGCTGCTGGAGCCGCAGGAATCCGGCTCCGGAGCTGCGGAAGATTCCAGCTGGTGgaagccccacagccccacctTCCTCATGCAGCGGGAACAGGTGATCACAGAGAGGTTCATGGAGCCCGAGGAAGCACTGCGGGGACAGAGCCATGGAATCCTCAAGGAATCCTTGAGGAATCCTCATGGAATCCCCGTGGAATCCTCATGGAACATGGAATCCTCAAGGAATCCTCATGGAATCCTCCAGGAATCCTTGAGGAATCCTCATGGAATCCCCGTGGAATCCTCATGGAACATGGAATCCTCAAGGAATCCTCATGGAATCTTCAAGGAATCCTCATGGAATCCTCAAGGAATCCTCAAGGAATCCTCATGGAATCCTCAAGAAATCCTCAGGGAATCCTCAGGGAATCCACATGGAATCCTCAAGGAATCCTCGTGGAATCCTCAAGGAATCCTCGTGGAATCCTCAAGGAATCCTCAAGGAATCCTCATGGAATCCTCAAGGAATCCTCACGGAATCCTCAAGGAATCCTCATGGAATCCTTATGGAATCCTCAAGGAATCCTCATGGAATCCCCGTGGAATCCTCATGGAACATGGAATCCTCATGGAATCCTCAAGGAATCCTCATGGAATCCTCGTGGAATCCTGGTGGAATCCTCATGGAACATGGAATCCTCAAGGAATCCTCACGGAATCCTCATGGAATCCTCGAGGAATCCTCAGGAAACCTCATGGAATCATCTCAGAATCCTCGAGGAATCCTCATGGAACATGGAATCCTCAAGGAATCCTCACAGAATCCTCTTGGAATCCTCGAGGAATCGTGGGATTGGTTGGGATGGATTTTAAAGATCACCTCATTCcaacacctcccaccatcccaggttcCTCCAAGCCCCAAGGTCCAACCCGGCCTTGGACattgccagggatggggaaagtCAGGAGAGGTGGTCAGGGATAAGGCTGAGCTTGGAAAAgtcagggaaaaaattccattaaaccCCAtctgtgatgatgatgatgatgatttaaACTGGTTCAGTTGCATTTTGTCTGGCCAggaagcagaggggaaaaagaggggaaaaaatgtggtgAAATAAGGGAAGAGGGAATGTggtggaaaagtgggaaaatagtTAAATAAGGGAAGCAGGATCTTAgtgaaaaagagggaaaataggaaaatagtGATACAGAGGAAGCAGGAGAGCAgtgaaaaagagggaaaacgggaaaataaaatcaggtaGGCAGGAAGGAGCATGgtgaaaaagagggaaaataggaaaagagtaaaataaGTGaagtgggaaaagagggaaaaaacacaaaaatagcaaaaaaaggGATAATGAACATTCCACAGGAGGAACATTCCACATCCCTCCAGCCTCCAAGAGTTTTCATGGCAAGCCCAGACCGTGAGGGACGTTCCAGGCCCTGCCCACCTGCAGGTCCAGCCGCACAGCGCCAGGATACAGGCGGGAACGTGCACCTGCAGGATTTCCGTGGAAAACTTCCCGGGAGGTTTCTCTCCCTCTGTTCCTTTGTGCTCCAGTTCCTCTCCAATGAGCTGGAGGAGCCGGGTGATCCTTTCCTCCGTCAGGGACTGTGGAGAACAGGGAGAAAATGCGTTGGTTTTATTCCCAAATCATGTCccacatggagaaaaaaattcccagttcCACCCTCTGGAATTGCATCGTCCAGCACCTCCAGTTTGAACAGGGAAAAGTCACCCAGAGCAATCCTCTGGCTCCCCATTCCATGAAATCTGCTCCATCTGCTCCCCCCAGCAGTGGAACAGGTCCCGTTCCTGCCGTGGTTTTGGGAGTCTCCGGTGGTTTCCGAGCTCAGCCGGCCCCAAAACCTCCCCGTGGTTGTGCTGAATGGATGAAGATTCCCTGGATCCCACAgggctgcccagagccatcTGTTCCCTGGCAAAGGAGTGTCCAAGGAGCCAGActtggctgcagcagagcagggccaggacagGTTCCTGCAGGGTGGCAATTCCATGTTTGTTCctggcttttcctgcttttccctcctgccTGAGGAGCCTCCTCCGTCTCCTTCAGCTTCCCAGGTCTCTGCCCACACCTCAGGTCCAGGGCATCCCAAATTCCTGTGTGGAATCCCTGGAGTGATCCGTGGGCTGCCTTGGAGAGCTCCCAAAGGGGTCTgtgggatcccaaatcccatctcCGGGCACCACAGAGCAGCCTGGACACCGGGAAAAGTCCCGAGTGGGAAGCAGATACAATTCCCAGCTTGGAATAATTCCCAGTTGTGGAATGAGCCATTCCCAACTCCTCTTGACATGTTTCCATGGTGGAACACTGGAACACgtccaaggagaaaaaaaaaaacccaagtggGAGCAGattcctcacacacacacacagaggctgAAATTCCTGATTTTGGGATGGTCCCCGAAGCCTGGAACGCTCCGGATTTCGGGAGCAGGAGGGAACTCACCATATTTTTCAGGTCTTCTGGTCTGAGggaaggcagctgcagctccagctgacaCAGGCTCTGGAAACGATCCAGGAAATCCTGGAGGAGGACTCTGGGCTCATCCACCAGCAGCCTGGCAAAGCGATCTGGTGAGAGGAAAAGCTGCGCTCAGCATTCCCAACCCCTCCTTATCCCAcagggagggtggggaggggctgggatggaattcccagaggagctgtggctgcctctggatccctgaagtgtccaaggccaggctggatggggtttggagcagctggaatagcgggaggtgtccctgccatggcaggggtggcccTGGATGGGCTCtaaggtcctttcccaccccaaaaattccatgattatttttctggcttttcaaggaaaagctcagcacagctcccaaGACAGGATTTATCCCTCTCTGAGCATTCCATGACAGCCAagctcccctgtcccctcccagttaCCACCCAAAAACATTTTAACTGCTCCcaaagggcaggaaaagctgGATCCAGCTTGGATTCgctgaggctgctcagggatgttGCATTCCATCATTCCCACAGGGAAAAGGAGAGTGTGAGGACAGGAAGAacaagggagaaagaaaaaaattgggaataatTCTGGATGGTGCAGGAATCTGAGGCACCCACCTGGGCAGGGGCTGTCTGGCCAGAAGCAGAACTTCTCGTGGGCAGTGCTCAGAGCCTTCCTGAGCTCCTCACAGCGCTCCTTGTCTGCAGGGAAAAACTCTGGGATAATTCCCTGCGGAGCCACCTCCTCAGGGAATTGCTGGGAAAACCAAGCCAGGAGAAGAAAGCAGCAGGACTGGGAGAGTTTCCCTGGGGTGCTGCCCGAGGCTGCAGAGCCTGAAGCTTCACCTCAAACTTCCCAGCAAGAATTCCAGGAATTGGGAACAGCAAATGTCACCTGAGCCCTTCCAccacccccaaaattcccaggcaCAGGAACCTGTGGAAAAACAGCCTGAGCCAACCATGGGTATAAAACTTGCTGGGTCCTGCCAGTTTTTCCCTCCCGGGATGCTGCCAATCCCTGGCTGAGCTGATCCCTCCACCCCAGCTGGAGGAGCCAAATTCCAGCCATGTCTGGAAATCaaacttcccaaaaaaattaaaaataaaaaaaaaaaaatctgatatttaatttcacttctgctttcagaaccaaaaaaaaatttcttttctaatttgTTTTTCGATGCTTTCTTCCCCAGTCTTTGATTATTTCAGTGTGATTTCCAATGGAATAATTAGGCCAAGGTTTATTTAACAGAGATAATCTGAATAAACAGGGAATGTTGATATTGAGTGACCCAAAAGGAAAGGCTCAGTATTCCCATGAGCCACATGGCAGGATTCACTTCCAAGGGAATTGCAGCCAGGAAAATTGAGAAGTGGGGATGACACTTCCTTGTGGGATAATAAAGGAGTTTATTAATTAAATCTCACTAATTTCTGCCTGAATGGCCTTGGTGAGCAGCAATTGCTGCACTGGAAAAATTCCCTGGAGGATCAGGGAAGCAGGTCCAGgaattgggaaagaaaagttttaaaagagaattttgAAAAGGATCTTCagatccttaaaaaaaaaagaaaaattctttaaatacttCCAGAAGGCAACGAGGCTGGAGAAATATCTGGAAAACCTGGAAAGAGGCTGAGAGCCTTGGGATTGTTTGGGGAAATAGAGGATGAGGGGTGAATTCTGCACATTCCAGAGCTCTTCTCCCTGGAATCCCGTGGGATTGGGAATGGCTCAAAGCTGCACCACAAGAGGCTCAGGCTCAGGATAATTCCTAATGTTCCCTACCAGGATGATCCAACTCCGGAATATTCCGAGAGGTGATCAGTGCCCTAAAGCCTGGAAATGTTTTGGATGTTTTGGATGATTCCCTTGGTCTGGTTTGAGGTTTGGAACCTCACTGGGGTTTTCCAGACCTTAAAGGATGGGTACAAAGAGGATTGGGAGGACAAGGAGccgtggggacagggggtgcTGCCAGAGCTTTTATCCCAgaataaaaaagagattttttacGGTGAGAATTCCATCATTCCCTGGGATCATCATTCCTTAGGATCATCATTCCCTGGAAATGTAATTCCTTGGAACCACCATTCCCTAGAATCATCATTCCCTGGGATCACCCATTCCTTGGGATCACCATTTTATGGAACCACCATCCCATGGAACCACCATTCCATGGAACCACCATTCCTTGGGACTGCCAATCCTTGGGACCTCCATTCCCTGGGATGACCATTCCTTGAGACCACCATTCCTTGGGACCACCAATCCTTGGGATCACACTTCACTGGAACCACCATTCCCTGGAATCACCATTCCTTGGGACTGCCAATCCTTGGGACCTCCATTCCCTGGAACCACCATCCACTGGGATCATCATTCCTTGGGACCACTATTCCCTTGGGATAACCATTCCCTGGGACCACCACTCCCTGGAATCATCATTCCCTGGAACCACCATTTTATGGAACCACCATTCCCTGGGATCATCATTCCCTGGAATCACCATTCCCTGGGATCATCATTCCCTGGAACCACCATTCCCTGGGATCACCCTTCCCTGGAACCACCATTCCTTGGGATCACCATTCCCTGGAACCACAATTCCCTGGAACCACCATTCCCTGGAACCACAATTCCCTGGGATAACCATTCCCTGGAATCACCATTCCTTGCACAACAGCACaaatccctcccaacccaaaccccctccaactccacaacctctcccagctggaattcccttCTCCAACAACAACCCAGCACCTCTTACCCACCAAACCCCGCTTATTCCCCTTCCGCTCTTTCCCCAAACACCCAACCCTTGGGACTCTGGAACCATTCCCTGGAATCACCATCCCCTGGAACCACCATTCCCTGGAACCATCATTTTATGGAACCACCATTCCCTGAGATCATCATTCCCTGGGATAACCATTCCCTGGAACCACCATCCCCTGGGATCATCATTCCTTGGAACCACCATTTTATGGAACCACCATTCCCTGGGACCACCATTCCCTGGAACCACCATTCCCTGGAACCACCATTCCCTGGAATCACCCTTCCCTGGAATCACCATTCCTTGCACAACAGCACaaatccctcccaacccaaaccccctccaactccacaacctctcccagctggaattcccttCTCCAACAACAACCCAGCACCTCTTACCCACCAAACCCCGCTAATTCCCCTTCCGCTCTTTCCCCAAACACCCAACCCTTGGCGGGACCCGCTCCTGGAACTCGTCTGATTCCGGAGTCCCGGCTGATCCCGGAATCCCGTCTGATCCCGGAATCCCATCTGATCCCGGAATCCCGGCTGATCCCCACTCACAGGTGCTGAGGTCCAGGGCCAGCTGCAGGCTGGCACACAGGTAggcctggcagctggagcaccGGAGCATGTCGCACTCCACGCTCACCCAGCCCAACCTGGCGCACACCAGCGGCGACAGCGACGCCGGTTTGCCCGCCCACCTCAGCGGGTCAGCCCGTCAAGGAGATAACCGCAAAAATTCCCGCGTTTTTTTGGGATTGGGGGGAACATTCTGGCTTGTTTTAGGGATGGGGGAAACATCCTGGATTTTTCTGGGGATGGGGGAAACATCCCGACTTTTGTTGGGATGGGGGAAAGATCCCAGTTTTTTTGGGGATGGGGGAAACATTCCAGACTTTTTAGGGATGGAAGAAACatcctggattttttggggatgaGGGAAACATCCCAGCTTTTGTTGGGATGGGAGAAACATCCCGAATTTTTTGTGAATGGGGGGAAACATCCCAgattttttggggctgggggaacaTCCCAGCTTTTGTTAGGATGGGAGAAACATTCCAGCTTGTTTTAAGAATGGGGGGAACatcctggattttttgggatgggggaACATCCTGGACTTTTTAGGGATGGGATGAAACATCCTGGATTTTTTGAGGATGGGGGAACATCCCAGCTTTTGTTGGGATGGGGAAACATTCCGGATTTTGTTGGGATGGGGAAACATCCCAGTTTTGTTGGGATGGGGGAAAGATCCCGTTTTTTTGGGGGATGGGGGAAACATCCCAGATTTTGTTGGGATGGGGAAAACATCCCAGTTTTTTTGGGGATGGGGGGAAACATCCCAgattttttggggctgggggaaacatcctggattttttggggatgggGAAAACATTCCAAGAGAGGGAGAGCTCGGagcaggctgcagcttcctcaggagggg is drawn from Poecile atricapillus isolate bPoeAtr1 chromosome W, bPoeAtr1.hap1, whole genome shotgun sequence and contains these coding sequences:
- the LOC131592167 gene encoding zinc finger C3HC-type protein 1-like isoform X1, which translates into the protein MAAPSAGGAAAAAAGGNRGRPPPVTPRQIRDLIDGGIATEGPGPGGKDTSDCSDRANGPSQMEALSLESASREAYFSRVETFTPLRWAGKPASLSPLVCARLGWVSVECDMLRCSSCQAYLCASLQLALDLSTYKERCEELRKALSTAHEKFCFWPDSPCPDRFARLLVDEPRVLLQDFLDRFQSLCQLELQLPSLRPEDLKNMSLTEERITRLLQLIGEELEHKGTEGEKPPGKFSTEILQVHVPACILALCGWTCSASSGSMNLSVITCSRCMRKVGLWGFHQLESSAAPEPDSCGSSSATPAAPERFPPVPTSPRRMLTRSQDPGSEQQHEKSPSPAVSRPRGWDSPNSMDRGELDVSRDVTLRSRPVTRSMGQGDNMEVPSSPVRRAKRARLCSSSSSDTSLRSFFHPSSQHRDWCPWVSSGEGEESLEDAASQTEKEPGKAKPGWEVVLKRLLSIQKCDTEPETEPASLSEKSCKVFRIFRQWESMNSS
- the LOC131592167 gene encoding zinc finger C3HC-type protein 1-like isoform X2, whose product is MAAPSAGGAAAAAAGGNRGRPPPVTPRQIRDLIDGGIATEGPGPGGKDTSDCSDRANGPSQMEALSLESASREAYFSRVETFTPLRWAGKPASLSPLVCARLGWVSVECDMLRCSSCQAYLCASLQLALDLSTYKERCEELRKALSTAHEKFCFWPDSPCPDRFARLLVDEPRVLLQDFLDRFQSLCQLELQLPSLRPEDLKNMSLTEERITRLLQLIGEELEHKGTEGEKPPGKFSTEILQVHVPACILALCGWTCSASSGSMNLSVITCSRCMRKVGLWGFHQLESSAAPEPDSCGSSSATPAAPERFPPVPTSPRRMLTRSQDPGSEQHEKSPSPAVSRPRGWDSPNSMDRGELDVSRDVTLRSRPVTRSMGQGDNMEVPSSPVRRAKRARLCSSSSSDTSLRSFFHPSSQHRDWCPWVSSGEGEESLEDAASQTEKEPGKAKPGWEVVLKRLLSIQKCDTEPETEPASLSEKSCKVFRIFRQWESMNSS